A single region of the Anaerococcus urinomassiliensis genome encodes:
- a CDS encoding ABC transporter permease encodes MKISDRFIMALRNLWRRKSRTILTILSVVIGSTSIILMLAFAEGISSSQKEMIESFQGLTTIDVMDGSGEGNLKINDKVLNDLKRVSHVKAVVPSKNVYVQIKMSDTEDYEIDGSINVIPDNVFSLIDKDMMDFGNPPNAKDDNKILLGQNTQATKQIAEGGNNFYMEPVEDFDFNAHQYFIRLGYVFEEEDDGVNFGNENPQNGPEEKEEQKPEYTDVPIEIAGKLNKNSFLSGWGSYISEATFKMLKKEDDKIMSPTLNQSFDEKGNPIPETSDEITYDNLQVIVDDVKNVEAVEQEIRQLGYQTHSMAETNEEIQNQTRTIMLILGGIGSIAFIVSAIGIINTMLMSIYERQKEIGVMKVIGASVRDVETMFLIESGFIGFFGGILGLFISLLVAKLLNSTLGGDPNSMFGTSGNIIIIPVWLALVGVGFSALVGVLAGYLPARRATKLSAIEALRAN; translated from the coding sequence ATGAAGATATCTGATAGATTTATAATGGCCCTAAGAAACCTTTGGCGTCGTAAATCTAGGACTATTCTTACCATCTTATCAGTTGTTATAGGCTCAACCTCTATTATCCTAATGCTTGCCTTTGCTGAAGGCATCAGCAGTTCACAAAAAGAGATGATCGAATCCTTCCAAGGCCTTACCACCATAGATGTTATGGACGGGTCGGGAGAAGGTAACCTCAAGATAAATGATAAGGTGCTAAACGATTTAAAAAGAGTAAGTCATGTAAAGGCAGTGGTGCCTAGCAAGAACGTATATGTCCAAATAAAGATGTCTGACACTGAGGATTATGAAATTGATGGGTCAATAAATGTTATTCCTGACAATGTGTTTTCACTCATAGATAAGGATATGATGGATTTTGGAAATCCACCAAATGCCAAAGACGATAATAAAATTCTTCTAGGACAAAATACCCAAGCTACCAAACAAATAGCAGAAGGTGGCAATAATTTTTATATGGAGCCTGTTGAAGACTTTGACTTTAATGCCCACCAGTACTTCATCCGCTTAGGCTATGTCTTTGAAGAAGAGGACGATGGAGTCAATTTTGGCAATGAAAACCCTCAAAATGGACCTGAAGAAAAAGAAGAGCAAAAACCAGAATATACAGATGTACCGATAGAAATAGCAGGCAAACTAAACAAAAACTCATTTTTATCTGGCTGGGGGTCCTATATATCGGAAGCAACCTTCAAAATGCTAAAAAAAGAAGATGATAAGATAATGTCTCCAACTTTAAACCAATCATTTGATGAAAAAGGAAATCCAATCCCTGAAACAAGTGACGAAATAACTTATGACAATTTGCAAGTAATAGTAGATGATGTCAAAAATGTAGAAGCAGTCGAACAAGAAATCAGACAACTAGGCTACCAAACCCATTCTATGGCCGAGACTAATGAAGAAATCCAAAATCAAACAAGGACTATCATGCTTATCCTTGGAGGTATTGGATCTATCGCCTTTATAGTATCAGCCATAGGTATCATAAACACCATGCTTATGAGCATTTATGAGAGACAGAAGGAAATTGGGGTAATGAAAGTAATAGGAGCCTCAGTTAGAGATGTGGAGACTATGTTTCTAATAGAATCAGGTTTTATAGGATTTTTTGGAGGCATACTTGGTCTTTTCATTTCATTGCTCGTTGCTAAGCTATTAAATAGCACTCTGGGAGGAGATCCCAACTCAATGTTTGGCACTAGCGGAAATATAATAATTATTCCAGTCTGGCTAGCCTTAGTTGGAGTAGGATTTTCAGCCCTAGTAGGTGTATTAGCAGGATATCTACCAGCAAGACGAGCTACAAAACTTTCTGCTATAGAGGCTCTAAGAGCTAATTAA
- the murJ gene encoding murein biosynthesis integral membrane protein MurJ gives MNNTLLLMILNLVGKIFSFVREMIFSFTYGTGDITDAFNTSTTAATLIFSVITYALSKTYIPTYNEVVKNGNEKSGDHFTNRLLDFMLFLTTLMMILGLLFAPFIVKLFAAGYSGDKLKIASLFMRAVILTIYPNVYAAIFSAYLQVKGDFLTPALPLVIMNILLGLTIMVSKGNVIIMAVGIFLAYFLQYAMFPKATKKAGFRREKISFSLDSNVKKLIILSLPTTFTMAAVYISTIVDQSFASIVAPNGGVSIVNYALKILRIVSSTFIIPFQITAYPIIGKLVANGDIEGMKDLTGRSLVKIMILFIPSIIGLMVLSEPIITFVYYRGEFTYQDMLATSHVLFYYSLYLIGPALADLLYLSFFSHQNTKIPTIIAFIQLAINIVLDFVLSRAYGLVGLALATTFSQFAAVLMALIAYYKYYGKLDYPYILKNIIKILLAGAVMGVFTKFFFTLRPSNLWLLVTIALAGLIYVGLVYMLKVDEFDQILAAFKKKKKKLE, from the coding sequence ATGAATAACACATTACTTTTAATGATATTAAACTTGGTTGGAAAAATCTTCTCATTTGTTCGTGAGATGATTTTTTCTTTTACCTATGGTACTGGCGATATTACTGATGCTTTCAACACATCAACAACAGCTGCAACCTTGATCTTTTCAGTAATAACCTATGCCTTATCCAAGACCTATATCCCCACTTATAACGAGGTTGTAAAAAATGGCAACGAAAAGTCTGGAGACCACTTTACCAATAGGCTTCTTGATTTTATGCTGTTCCTAACTACCCTGATGATGATATTAGGACTTTTGTTTGCTCCATTTATAGTGAAACTTTTCGCAGCAGGCTATAGTGGCGATAAACTAAAAATAGCTTCTCTATTTATGAGAGCTGTCATCCTTACCATTTATCCCAATGTCTACGCAGCGATATTTTCTGCATATTTGCAAGTTAAGGGAGACTTTTTGACTCCAGCCTTGCCCCTAGTAATTATGAATATATTGCTAGGACTGACCATCATGGTTTCAAAGGGCAATGTCATCATTATGGCAGTTGGAATATTTCTAGCATACTTCCTACAATATGCAATGTTTCCAAAAGCTACAAAAAAAGCTGGCTTTAGAAGAGAAAAAATTAGCTTTAGCCTTGATTCTAATGTCAAAAAACTAATAATCCTATCTTTGCCAACAACCTTTACCATGGCAGCCGTCTACATATCAACCATTGTAGACCAATCATTTGCATCTATAGTTGCTCCAAATGGAGGAGTTTCAATAGTAAACTATGCCCTAAAGATTCTAAGAATAGTAAGTTCAACCTTCATTATTCCCTTCCAAATCACAGCTTATCCAATCATAGGAAAGCTAGTTGCAAATGGAGACATCGAGGGAATGAAAGATTTGACAGGACGAAGCTTGGTTAAGATAATGATCCTATTTATCCCATCTATTATAGGCCTTATGGTTTTATCAGAACCTATAATTACCTTTGTATACTACAGGGGCGAATTCACCTACCAAGATATGCTTGCAACTAGTCATGTACTCTTTTACTATAGCCTCTACCTTATAGGTCCAGCCTTAGCAGACTTGCTCTACCTATCATTTTTTAGCCATCAAAACACAAAAATCCCAACAATAATTGCTTTTATACAGTTAGCGATAAACATTGTTTTAGACTTTGTATTATCTAGAGCCTACGGTTTAGTTGGCCTTGCCCTTGCTACAACATTTAGCCAATTTGCAGCAGTTTTAATGGCATTAATAGCCTATTATAAATATTATGGTAAGCTAGATTATCCTTATATCTTAAAAAATATAATTAAGATTCTACTAGCTGGAGCAGTTATGGGAGTATTTACAAAATTCTTCTTTACCCTTAGACCATCAAACCTATGGCTACTAGTAACCATTGCCCTTGCAGGTCTAATATACGTGGGACTAGTATATATGCTAAAAGTCGACGAATTCGACCAAATACTAGCAGCCTTCAAGAAGAAAAAGAAAAAGCTTGAGTAA
- the pepT gene encoding peptidase T, producing MKAAIIKEKLQENFLSYLAIPSQSNEKNPNVPSSVGQLLLAQKLEKDLKDLDLVDIAINEFGVLQAKLPANTDNRVPNIGWVCHLDIVNVGLRDKINPQVIKNYDGKDIILNEKENIVFSTKENPEILTYIGDDIILTDGNSVLGADNKAAIANVMTALWYLKENKDINHGNIYIAFVPDEEIGLRGVRKIDFNKFDVDFAYTIDCCELGELVYETFNAASGVIKIKGVSAHPMSAKGVLVNPIMIAHDFISMLDRAKMPENTENREGYVWITDIKSDVLNCRIDFNIRNHDKVKFEESKAYLFDAIEILKKRYKLAEIAIDIEDTYANIIDSVDENNKIAIDKLKEIYQKLDIEAKIIAMRGGTDGSYLSTKGILTPNYFTGAHNFHSNKEFLPMDSFYKSFKVTVELMRGI from the coding sequence ATGAAGGCAGCTATCATAAAAGAAAAACTACAAGAAAACTTTCTATCATATCTGGCTATCCCTAGCCAATCTAATGAAAAAAATCCCAATGTCCCATCATCTGTGGGACAACTTTTATTGGCACAAAAATTAGAAAAAGACCTAAAAGATTTGGACCTGGTTGACATAGCTATCAATGAATTTGGAGTCTTGCAAGCAAAACTTCCAGCAAATACTGATAACAGAGTCCCAAATATTGGCTGGGTATGCCATCTTGATATAGTCAATGTAGGCCTAAGAGATAAGATCAATCCACAAGTAATCAAAAATTATGATGGCAAGGATATCATTTTAAATGAAAAGGAAAATATAGTATTTTCCACCAAAGAAAACCCAGAAATCTTAACCTATATTGGTGATGACATAATTCTTACAGATGGGAATTCAGTCCTAGGAGCAGATAATAAGGCAGCTATTGCCAATGTCATGACGGCTTTATGGTATCTAAAAGAAAATAAGGACATTAACCACGGCAATATTTACATAGCCTTCGTCCCAGATGAGGAAATTGGCCTTAGGGGAGTAAGGAAGATCGACTTTAATAAATTTGATGTTGACTTTGCTTATACCATAGACTGTTGTGAACTAGGAGAGCTTGTATATGAAACTTTCAATGCAGCAAGTGGAGTCATAAAGATAAAGGGAGTAAGCGCCCACCCAATGTCAGCCAAGGGAGTTTTGGTCAATCCAATAATGATTGCCCACGACTTTATATCTATGCTAGATAGGGCGAAAATGCCAGAAAACACCGAAAATAGAGAAGGATATGTCTGGATAACCGATATCAAATCAGACGTACTAAATTGTAGGATAGATTTCAATATAAGAAACCACGATAAGGTAAAATTTGAAGAATCCAAAGCCTATCTATTTGATGCAATAGAAATCTTAAAAAAACGATACAAGTTAGCCGAAATTGCAATCGACATAGAAGATACTTACGCAAATATCATAGATAGTGTCGATGAAAACAATAAAATCGCTATAGACAAGCTAAAAGAAATTTACCAAAAATTGGACATAGAGGCAAAAATCATAGCGATGAGGGGTGGGACGGATGGATCATACCTATCAACTAAGGGAATACTCACCCCAAACTACTTCACAGGTGCCCACAACTTCCACTCCAACAAGGAGTTTTTGCCAATGGATAGTTTTTATAAGTCTTTTAAAGTAACTGTAGAACTAATGAGGGGCATATGA
- a CDS encoding gamma-glutamyl-gamma-aminobutyrate hydrolase family protein has translation MKERNANKKIKKKSPLRFFKPALLLIAGILAIIIIRDRFFPQKTVAIVHNNQNTTNIEYVLTDKKVGIYNVDTSQFRLEDVERMIDEADGVIFAGGNDFDPSLYGGEPDLVEDYSREDDEKSLGIFTYAIEKNKPILGICRGMQLMNIYYGGSLYDDIKTQYSTEIIHRGEGKTFAYHSVNIRDGSYLKEIIGENQIEVNSFHHEGIRKLADGLDVSAESPDGLIEAIENPYYPYMIGVQWHPEASYSDDEYSKRIFDDFIRKLK, from the coding sequence TTGAAGGAAAGAAATGCCAATAAAAAGATTAAGAAAAAATCGCCTTTGAGATTTTTTAAGCCAGCCCTACTTTTAATTGCTGGAATATTAGCAATCATTATAATAAGGGATAGATTTTTCCCACAAAAGACTGTTGCCATAGTTCACAACAATCAAAATACAACTAATATTGAATATGTTTTAACTGACAAGAAAGTTGGGATATATAATGTCGACACCAGTCAATTTAGATTAGAAGATGTAGAAAGAATGATTGACGAAGCTGATGGAGTAATATTTGCTGGGGGAAATGACTTTGACCCATCACTTTATGGGGGAGAGCCTGACCTGGTGGAAGATTATTCTAGGGAAGATGACGAGAAAAGTCTTGGTATATTTACCTATGCCATAGAAAAAAATAAGCCAATACTTGGAATTTGTAGGGGCATGCAGCTTATGAATATCTACTATGGCGGTTCCCTTTATGATGATATAAAAACTCAATATTCTACAGAGATTATCCATAGAGGAGAAGGTAAAACCTTTGCCTACCACAGTGTAAATATAAGAGATGGTTCTTACCTCAAAGAAATTATTGGTGAAAATCAAATAGAAGTCAATTCCTTCCACCATGAGGGGATAAGAAAGCTGGCTGATGGTTTAGATGTATCGGCAGAAAGCCCAGATGGGCTTATAGAAGCCATAGAAAATCCCTACTATCCATATATGATAGGAGTCCAATGGCACCCAGAAGCAAGCTATAGTGACGATGAATACAGCAAAAGAATATTTGATGACTTTATAAGGAAATTAAAATGA
- a CDS encoding 8-oxo-dGTP diphosphatase: protein MKTRLMNMIKIVNPKTNEVVILDKVKKEGWEGLTFPGGKVEASESFYDSAIREAKEETGLDIFDLKFCGFITWISDDYKDVGLLYETSKYSGKLIRDNREGTLSWVDFEDFKKMDGMSLSLDKILKIYDGTYQEIIWDIRDDNVTYIN, encoded by the coding sequence ATGAAAACTAGACTAATGAATATGATAAAAATTGTAAACCCTAAGACAAATGAAGTTGTCATCTTGGATAAGGTGAAAAAAGAAGGCTGGGAAGGGCTGACTTTTCCTGGTGGCAAGGTAGAAGCTAGTGAATCATTTTATGATTCTGCCATAAGAGAAGCCAAGGAAGAGACGGGCCTAGATATTTTTGATTTGAAATTCTGTGGATTTATAACTTGGATTTCCGATGACTACAAGGATGTGGGTCTGCTTTATGAGACAAGTAAGTATAGTGGAAAGCTTATCAGAGACAATCGTGAGGGAACTCTTTCTTGGGTGGATTTTGAGGACTTCAAGAAAATGGACGGAATGAGCCTTTCTTTGGATAAGATTTTAAAGATCTATGATGGGACCTATCAAGAGATAATCTGGGATATAAGAGATGATAATGTTACATATATAAATTAA
- a CDS encoding thioredoxin family protein translates to MNKRNIILTIVIALFVAFGIYSQKSQNIEDELEEISNSPYDVSQFDEITDQEFLNDGNGLTGFVYIGREDCIGCKVLAQGLTQISKENDIKISYFDTKKYRDSKSYKEIVDKYQIEQVPDFLLVKKDGTYEKFGQENIENEEKFEDWIIENKDSL, encoded by the coding sequence ATGAATAAGAGAAATATAATCTTGACAATAGTGATTGCACTATTTGTAGCCTTTGGCATATATAGTCAAAAAAGCCAAAATATAGAGGATGAGCTAGAAGAAATCAGCAATAGCCCATATGATGTTTCTCAATTTGATGAGATAACAGACCAAGAGTTTTTAAATGATGGCAATGGATTAACCGGTTTTGTTTACATAGGACGTGAAGATTGCATAGGTTGCAAGGTATTAGCACAAGGACTAACACAAATATCAAAAGAAAATGACATCAAAATTAGCTACTTTGATACAAAGAAATACAGAGATTCAAAATCTTATAAAGAAATCGTAGACAAATATCAAATAGAACAAGTCCCAGACTTCTTACTAGTAAAAAAAGATGGAACTTATGAAAAATTTGGTCAAGAAAATATTGAAAACGAAGAAAAATTCGAAGATTGGATTATTGAAAATAAGGACAGCCTATAG
- a CDS encoding ABC transporter ATP-binding protein has product MSLIEVRSLKKYYKIGNNIIKALDGIDLDIEKGEFIALLGTSGSGKSTLLNMLAGLEYPTKGSIKYGNIILNELKETDITKFRNLNIGFVFQSYNLLPYLTAWENVSLPLTFKGIGVEERKKEAYKILKQVGLEDRMNNKPNELSGGQQQRVSIARAFVGTPKIIFADEPTGNLDTKTSFEVMQLIKDITKKNKQTFIMVTHDDEMTEFADRTLFMRDGKIENIHKNLTIDEVLENDDIL; this is encoded by the coding sequence ATGTCGCTAATTGAAGTAAGATCTTTAAAAAAATACTATAAGATTGGAAATAATATCATTAAAGCTTTGGATGGCATAGACTTAGACATTGAAAAAGGTGAATTTATAGCCTTGCTTGGGACATCTGGTTCTGGTAAGTCAACTCTTTTAAATATGCTGGCTGGTCTTGAGTATCCGACCAAGGGTTCCATCAAGTATGGGAATATTATTTTAAATGAACTAAAGGAAACTGACATAACCAAGTTTAGGAATCTAAATATTGGCTTTGTTTTCCAATCTTACAATCTATTGCCCTACCTAACGGCCTGGGAGAATGTATCCCTGCCTTTAACCTTTAAGGGAATCGGAGTAGAAGAGAGGAAAAAAGAAGCCTACAAGATTTTAAAACAAGTCGGCCTTGAAGATAGGATGAACAACAAGCCAAATGAGCTTTCTGGTGGTCAACAGCAAAGAGTTTCTATAGCCCGTGCCTTTGTTGGGACACCAAAGATTATCTTTGCAGATGAACCAACTGGAAACCTAGACACAAAGACTAGCTTTGAAGTAATGCAGCTTATAAAGGATATTACTAAGAAAAACAAGCAAACCTTCATTATGGTAACTCACGATGACGAGATGACAGAATTTGCTGATAGAACTTTATTTATGAGAGATGGAAAGATAGAAAATATACATAAAAATTTAACTATTGATGAGGTATTAGAAAATGACGACATATTATGA
- a CDS encoding DUF2089 family protein: MDILPEWMAELSDEDISFIKNFILASGSLKEVAKIYDVTYPTVRLRLDRLIQKIEINEEKGKDPYILTIKRLALDEKIDFDTAKILINEYKKTKES, from the coding sequence ATGGATATACTTCCTGAGTGGATGGCTGAGCTTAGTGATGAGGATATTTCTTTTATTAAAAATTTTATCCTAGCTTCAGGATCACTAAAAGAAGTTGCAAAGATTTACGACGTGACCTATCCTACTGTAAGGCTTAGGCTAGATAGACTGATTCAAAAGATAGAGATTAATGAAGAAAAGGGCAAAGATCCTTATATTCTCACCATAAAAAGACTAGCTTTAGATGAGAAAATCGATTTTGATACGGCTAAAATTTTGATTAACGAATACAAAAAGACAAAGGAGAGTTAG
- a CDS encoding COG1361 S-layer family protein, whose protein sequence is MTTYYDEINGNDSSNSKASGDDTTNQVQMKNQPKLIISNYSLNPQTVEAGDSFNLGFTLYNTNAKNTIYNLKVTIESQLQSQPQASGDNNALVSDGSVFSPVDQSNSFYLAALYPWNTSNKYITMNVNPNAAAGNYVIGLTLEYEDYWGNQYTTKESIGIPVVQRANVTIGDVKHEDLIVGQQTQVSVNIYNTGKDNLNTFMCDVIGKGFTIDNDRRFIGNFNTGTTETFTFNITPEREGDVEGKILLTYEDSAGNVHTQTQNFNSNVTSMDMGGMDGMEGGMIQDPETGEMIQTDGGMGEDPSQNAGGGLFSSPFLWVGLAIIVALVVVLLRKRSKNKKDKELIIEDEDI, encoded by the coding sequence ATGACGACATATTATGATGAAATAAATGGCAATGATTCTTCAAATAGCAAGGCTTCAGGAGATGATACTACAAACCAAGTACAAATGAAAAACCAGCCAAAGCTTATAATTTCAAACTATAGCCTAAATCCACAAACAGTTGAGGCTGGTGACTCATTTAACCTTGGCTTTACCTTGTATAATACAAATGCCAAAAATACTATTTATAACCTAAAGGTAACTATAGAGTCACAACTCCAATCCCAACCGCAAGCAAGTGGAGATAACAATGCCCTTGTAAGCGATGGATCAGTCTTTAGCCCTGTTGACCAATCAAATTCCTTTTATCTAGCAGCCCTTTACCCATGGAATACTTCCAATAAGTATATCACCATGAATGTAAATCCAAATGCCGCTGCAGGTAACTATGTGATTGGCCTAACTTTGGAATACGAAGACTACTGGGGCAACCAATACACCACCAAGGAGTCTATAGGTATACCTGTTGTCCAAAGGGCAAATGTAACCATTGGTGATGTAAAGCACGAAGATTTAATAGTTGGTCAGCAAACTCAAGTGTCTGTCAACATCTATAATACTGGTAAGGACAATCTAAATACTTTTATGTGTGATGTCATAGGCAAGGGCTTCACAATAGATAATGATAGGAGATTTATAGGTAATTTTAATACAGGAACAACAGAAACTTTCACCTTTAATATAACCCCAGAAAGAGAGGGAGATGTAGAGGGGAAAATTCTACTAACCTACGAAGACTCAGCAGGCAATGTCCACACACAAACACAAAACTTCAATTCTAATGTAACTTCTATGGATATGGGAGGCATGGATGGCATGGAAGGTGGTATGATTCAAGATCCAGAAACTGGTGAAATGATACAAACTGATGGCGGCATGGGAGAAGATCCTAGCCAAAACGCAGGTGGAGGCTTGTTTTCATCTCCATTCTTGTGGGTTGGACTAGCAATAATCGTAGCCCTTGTAGTTGTCTTACTAAGAAAAAGATCAAAAAATAAAAAAGATAAGGAGCTAATAATAGAAGATGAAGATATCTGA
- a CDS encoding amino acid ABC transporter ATP-binding protein: protein MPILKVNNLEKKFGENLVLKDINFEVNKNEVVSIIGSSGSGKSTLLRCLNLLERPTSGEIYYMDINILDEHFDERHYRSEVGMVFQNFNLFENKNVLENCTLGQEKVLKRSKKDAQDLAMKYLTDVGMDRFKDSKASQLSGGQKQRVAIARALCINPKVLLFDEPTSALDPEMVGEVLEVMTKLAKSGITMIVVTHEMDFARDVSTRVLFMDKGIILEDGIPNDIFTNPTHDRTKEFLSRFLNN from the coding sequence ATGCCAATATTAAAGGTTAATAATTTGGAAAAAAAGTTTGGAGAAAACCTAGTCCTAAAAGATATAAATTTTGAAGTTAATAAAAACGAAGTAGTCTCCATCATAGGATCTTCCGGTTCTGGTAAGTCAACCTTGTTAAGATGTTTAAACTTACTAGAAAGGCCTACTAGTGGCGAGATTTACTATATGGATATAAATATCTTAGATGAGCACTTTGATGAGAGACACTACAGGTCTGAAGTAGGTATGGTTTTTCAAAACTTTAATCTTTTTGAAAATAAAAATGTTTTGGAAAATTGTACCTTAGGCCAAGAAAAAGTTTTGAAAAGGTCAAAAAAAGATGCTCAAGATCTCGCTATGAAATATTTAACCGATGTTGGAATGGATAGATTTAAAGATTCTAAGGCAAGTCAGTTATCCGGTGGGCAAAAACAGAGGGTTGCTATAGCTCGTGCCCTTTGCATAAATCCAAAGGTTCTATTGTTTGATGAGCCAACCAGTGCCCTTGACCCAGAGATGGTAGGTGAAGTACTTGAAGTTATGACAAAGCTTGCCAAAAGTGGGATTACAATGATTGTAGTAACCCATGAGATGGACTTTGCAAGAGATGTTTCTACTAGGGTATTATTTATGGATAAAGGTATAATCTTAGAAGATGGAATACCAAATGACATTTTCACAAATCCAACCCACGATAGAACTAAAGAATTCTTATCTAGGTTTTTAAATAATTAA
- a CDS encoding putative periplasmic lipoprotein — translation MKKILSMLALAVLLASCASNGKSSENIKEKESVETEIKDSSNLSEDKKDPDTEKIDDKQVSIEDKPSLDMDEDVKVDKDSVFYIPHLYLVQFDRNDNLVDLDGNTKFENGSMLYGQVPGTNSLFIGRSYDRNEYGIYNLVGKNLNLLYRFAKNEEFYPVGMIGNKIYGYHYISILDENGNLADRKRTIGYFDIEERLIKDYYGKHSHSITSVASNSDKVYFVNNESGKNCLYSFSPESDLSDDPEIVEKDFDSYDVYATSFIKDEQVINDYFKSEEDGIHIGDQRWKVPVNSEGFVQINGRYIFYYTKSTRENPSDYEQNLKIYDAYSGDLVFDENIMGQKCTQNTFYYIDENKDLKEFEIDF, via the coding sequence ATGAAAAAGATCTTATCCATGCTAGCACTAGCAGTACTTTTAGCATCTTGTGCTAGCAATGGAAAAAGTTCAGAAAATATAAAAGAGAAAGAAAGTGTAGAAACTGAAATTAAGGATTCATCAAATCTTAGTGAGGACAAAAAAGACCCTGATACAGAAAAAATTGATGATAAACAAGTAAGTATAGAAGATAAGCCTAGTTTAGATATGGATGAGGATGTCAAAGTAGACAAGGACAGTGTTTTCTATATTCCTCACCTATACTTGGTACAATTTGATCGAAATGATAATTTAGTAGACCTAGACGGGAATACAAAATTTGAAAATGGATCCATGCTTTATGGACAAGTTCCTGGTACAAATAGCCTATTTATTGGAAGGTCATATGATAGAAACGAATATGGAATATATAATCTAGTTGGCAAAAATTTAAATCTTTTATATAGGTTTGCAAAAAACGAAGAGTTTTATCCAGTTGGTATGATTGGCAATAAGATTTACGGATATCATTATATAAGCATATTGGATGAAAATGGTAATTTAGCAGATAGAAAAAGAACCATTGGATATTTTGATATAGAAGAAAGGCTCATAAAAGACTATTACGGAAAGCATTCCCATAGTATTACATCTGTTGCAAGCAATAGCGACAAAGTCTATTTTGTAAACAATGAAAGTGGTAAAAATTGTCTATATTCTTTTTCGCCCGAATCTGACCTATCAGATGATCCAGAAATAGTAGAAAAAGATTTCGATTCTTACGATGTCTATGCGACAAGCTTTATAAAAGATGAGCAAGTAATCAATGATTACTTTAAATCCGAAGAAGATGGCATACACATAGGAGATCAGAGATGGAAAGTGCCTGTTAATTCGGAAGGCTTTGTTCAAATAAATGGCAGATATATTTTCTATTACACAAAATCTACTAGGGAGAATCCAAGTGACTATGAGCAAAATTTGAAAATTTATGATGCTTACAGTGGAGATTTAGTATTCGATGAAAATATAATGGGCCAAAAGTGTACGCAAAATACCTTCTACTATATAGACGAAAATAAGGATTTAAAGGAATTTGAAATCGATTTCTAG